The proteins below are encoded in one region of Hordeum vulgare subsp. vulgare chromosome 3H, MorexV3_pseudomolecules_assembly, whole genome shotgun sequence:
- the LOC123439261 gene encoding uncharacterized protein LOC123439261, producing the protein MEEEEASAELISPRISFSHDLAAFAATAATAPPEPRRSDASLLMSRRRRRRAPEPEFDFANAAAADVAPADRLFADGKLLPVPPLPPTAPRARCAKPPQAGAWQRAPRSWASPFARSSSVNSARTAAAASGRFTCPAFPLMRSRSTGSAAAAVGAHQRPNNGGNGGARSVYYYGYGGGRNAGDGHGGGGVRVSPVLNVTSIGTSVVNMLSHLLCDCGDKAAKQQSRGFGVRCWVAR; encoded by the exons atggaggaggaggaagctTCGGCGGAGCTGATCAGCCCCAGGATCTCCTTCTCGCACGACCTCGCCGCCTTCGCGGCCACCGCAGCGACGGCGCCGCCCGAGCCACGGCGGTCGGACGCGTCCCTCCTCATGTCGAGGCGGAGGCGGCGCCGCGCGCCCGAGCCGGAGTTCGACTTCGCCAACGCGGCGGCCGCCGACGTCGCGCCGGCAGACCGTCTGTTTGCCGACGGCAAGCTGCTCCCCGTGCCGCCCCTGCCGCCCACCGCCCCGCGCGCGCGCTGCGCCAAGCCACCCCAGGCCGGGGCGTGGCAGAGGGCGCCGCGGTCTTGGGCGTCCCCGTTCGCGCGCAGCAGCAGCGTCAACTCCGCCAGGACCGCGGCGGCGGCGTCAGGGAGGTTCACCTGCCCGGCGTTCCCGCTCATGCGGAGCCGGTCGACCGGCTCGGCGGCGGCCGCGGTCGGCGCCCACCAGCGGCC CAACAACGGCGGCAACGGTGGTGCGAGGTCGGTTTACTACTACGGGTACGGGGGCGGAAGGAACGCAGGcgacggccatggcggcggcggggtccGGGTGAGCCCGGTGCTGAACGTGACGTCCATCGGCACGAGCGTGGTGAACATGCTGAGCCACCTGCTGTGCGACTGCGGCGACAAGGCCGCCAAGCAGCAGAGCAGGGGCTTCGGAGTGCGCTGCTGGGTAGCCAGATAG